One Cupriavidus taiwanensis DNA window includes the following coding sequences:
- a CDS encoding crotonase/enoyl-CoA hydratase family protein, which translates to MSDTNADTAMPRVLTERHGHVLVITINRPEVKNACDGKTALEMNAAMDQLDHDPSLFVGIVTGAGGDFSAGADLKAAARGELRESPPRGGFGVFKRPARKPLIAAVEGVAVGGGLELCLSCDLIVAAKNARMGLPEVRHNLAAIGGGLFRLPRRIPYHIAMELALTGDLKDPAFFAAVGLVNRVVEPGQALSEALALAERLMANGPTGLAAAKEIIFQSANWTDEEGWDRQMPIAAVAIESEDRKEGLKAFVEKRKPVWRGM; encoded by the coding sequence ATGTCAGACACCAATGCAGACACCGCTATGCCGCGCGTGCTGACCGAGCGCCACGGCCATGTGCTGGTCATCACCATCAACCGGCCGGAAGTGAAGAACGCCTGCGACGGCAAGACCGCGCTGGAGATGAACGCGGCCATGGACCAGCTCGACCACGACCCCAGCCTGTTCGTCGGCATCGTCACCGGCGCCGGCGGCGACTTCTCCGCCGGCGCCGACCTGAAAGCGGCTGCGCGCGGCGAGCTGCGCGAAAGTCCGCCGCGCGGCGGCTTCGGCGTATTCAAACGACCCGCGCGCAAGCCCTTGATCGCGGCGGTCGAAGGCGTGGCGGTCGGCGGCGGGCTGGAGCTGTGCCTGTCGTGCGACCTGATCGTCGCCGCGAAGAACGCCCGCATGGGCCTGCCGGAAGTCCGCCACAACCTGGCCGCCATCGGCGGCGGGCTGTTCCGGCTGCCGCGGCGCATCCCCTACCACATCGCCATGGAACTGGCGCTGACCGGCGACCTGAAGGATCCCGCCTTCTTCGCGGCGGTGGGCCTGGTCAACCGGGTGGTCGAGCCTGGCCAGGCGCTGAGCGAAGCGCTGGCCCTGGCCGAACGCCTGATGGCCAACGGCCCGACCGGCCTCGCCGCCGCCAAGGAAATCATCTTCCAGTCCGCCAACTGGACCGACGAAGAGGGCTGGGACAGGCAGATGCCGATCGCCGCCGTGGCGATCGAATCCGAGGACCGCAAGGAAGGACTGAAGGCGTTCGTGGAGAAGCGCAAGCCGGTCTGGCGCGGGATGTAG
- a CDS encoding acyl-CoA dehydrogenase family protein: MYAFSEETRAIRELVRRLVDDFQMPLEARVLRGDKLSRADYAPGRRAAKEAGLWRLGVPQDLGGAGLPLVTLLAITEENFRCLTPLRFGGRALANLYGLQGEQRERYLEPFLNDTKALAFAQTEPGGGADPAGAIQTFARREGDGWALNGTKVFISNVADADLVFVVARTDKAKRAGGISMFAVEADNPGMIRREIPMLGGFVTHELIFDDCRVPAHALVSSEGGGFRQAQQALSAARFDVAARALGIAQRCLDMMIAYSKERKVFGEPLATLQATQSAIVDSWVEIQQNRLLVYRSAERHDAGEDTRIEAGMVKMTCTEMVDRVIDRAIQLYGAAGCALDNPLAHWYNHQRLARIYEGPTELHKYRVLARHLLS; the protein is encoded by the coding sequence ATGTATGCATTCAGCGAGGAGACGCGCGCCATCCGGGAGCTGGTCCGGCGGCTGGTCGACGATTTCCAGATGCCACTAGAGGCGCGTGTTCTCCGGGGAGACAAACTCAGCCGCGCCGATTACGCGCCGGGACGCCGCGCGGCCAAGGAGGCTGGCCTGTGGCGGCTGGGGGTGCCGCAAGACCTGGGTGGCGCCGGGTTACCGCTGGTCACGCTGCTGGCCATCACCGAAGAGAATTTCCGCTGCCTGACGCCGCTGCGCTTCGGCGGCCGGGCCCTGGCCAACCTGTACGGCCTGCAGGGCGAACAGCGCGAACGCTACCTGGAGCCCTTCCTCAACGACACCAAGGCCCTGGCCTTTGCCCAGACCGAGCCGGGCGGCGGCGCCGACCCGGCCGGCGCCATCCAGACCTTTGCCCGCCGCGAGGGTGACGGCTGGGCACTCAACGGCACCAAGGTGTTCATCAGCAATGTGGCCGACGCCGATCTGGTCTTCGTGGTGGCGCGCACCGACAAGGCAAAGCGCGCCGGCGGCATCTCCATGTTCGCGGTGGAGGCCGACAACCCCGGCATGATCCGGCGCGAGATCCCGATGCTCGGCGGCTTCGTCACGCATGAGCTGATCTTCGACGACTGCCGGGTGCCGGCGCATGCGCTGGTCAGCAGCGAGGGCGGCGGCTTCCGCCAGGCGCAGCAGGCGCTGTCGGCGGCGCGCTTCGACGTGGCCGCGCGCGCGCTCGGCATCGCGCAGCGCTGCCTCGACATGATGATTGCCTATAGCAAGGAGCGGAAAGTCTTCGGCGAACCGCTTGCGACGCTGCAGGCGACGCAGTCGGCCATCGTCGACTCCTGGGTGGAAATCCAGCAGAACCGCCTGCTGGTCTACCGCAGCGCCGAGCGCCACGACGCCGGCGAAGACACGCGCATCGAAGCCGGCATGGTCAAGATGACCTGCACCGAGATGGTCGACCGCGTGATCGATCGCGCCATCCAGCTCTACGGCGCCGCCGGCTGCGCGCTCGATAACCCGCTGGCGCACTGGTACAACCACCAGCGCCTCGCGCGCATCTACGAAGGTCCGACCGAGCTGCACAAGTACCGCGTGCTGGCCCGCCACCTGCTGTCGTGA
- a CDS encoding SDR family NAD(P)-dependent oxidoreductase gives MNNLLSLSERVMLVTGAGQGVGRQIALHAAAQDAEGVVVNDYFLDRAEAVAEEIRAAGGRAIAVQADVTSHESVQAMFARAREAYGRVDVLVNNAGNAGATPNADARKPFWETGPDAWNSFIGVNFYGVIHCTAAAIPDMIARQSGRIITIISDAGRMGEANLEVYSGAKAGAAGFMRGVARAMGRYHVTANCVAISATMTPAIEERLKADPERTKKIMEKYVIRRPGRPNDVANMVTFLASDASSWITGQTYPVNGGFSFAL, from the coding sequence ATGAACAACCTGCTCAGCCTCAGCGAACGCGTGATGCTGGTGACCGGTGCCGGGCAAGGCGTCGGCCGCCAGATCGCGCTGCACGCCGCCGCCCAGGATGCCGAAGGCGTGGTGGTCAACGACTACTTCCTCGACCGCGCCGAAGCGGTGGCCGAGGAAATCCGCGCCGCCGGTGGACGCGCCATCGCCGTGCAGGCGGACGTGACCAGCCACGAAAGCGTGCAGGCGATGTTTGCCAGGGCCCGCGAGGCCTATGGCCGCGTCGACGTGCTGGTGAACAACGCCGGCAACGCCGGCGCCACGCCCAACGCCGATGCACGCAAGCCGTTCTGGGAAACCGGCCCCGATGCCTGGAACAGCTTCATCGGCGTCAACTTCTACGGCGTGATCCATTGCACCGCAGCCGCCATACCGGACATGATCGCGCGCCAGTCGGGCCGCATCATCACCATCATCTCCGACGCCGGCCGCATGGGCGAAGCGAACCTGGAGGTGTATTCGGGCGCCAAGGCCGGCGCGGCCGGCTTCATGCGCGGCGTGGCGCGCGCCATGGGCCGCTACCACGTCACCGCGAACTGCGTCGCGATCTCCGCCACCATGACCCCGGCCATCGAGGAACGGCTGAAGGCCGACCCCGAGCGCACCAAGAAAATCATGGAGAAATACGTGATCCGGCGCCCGGGCCGGCCCAACGACGTCGCCAATATGGTGACCTTCCTCGCCTCGGACGCCAGCAGCTGGATCACCGGCCAGACTTATCCGGTCAATGGCGGCTTCTCGTTCGCCCTGTAA
- a CDS encoding efflux RND transporter periplasmic adaptor subunit encodes MADHDLSRLKIDRNPAAAGVRTRPRRKWLRYAAIALVLLVLAGIAIRLAGPRPVQTATVTSAYPTQNFTLLNATGYVVPQRKAAVASKAQGRLEWLGVLEGSRVKKDEIIARLESKDVAASFAQAQAQVQVAQANLALQQAELKDAEVNLHRSKLLIVPNAISRTQYDADVARYDKARASVNSSRASIASARANARAAEVAVEQTVVRAPFDGVVLVKHANVGDNITPFSAAADTKGAIVTIADMETLEVEADVAESNIARIRPDQPCELLLDALPGLRLAGQVSRIVPTVDRSKATVLVKVRFVDRDARVLPDMSAKIAFLSRAATAQDREPVVAVQPAAVATRDGRQVVYVVRDGKAHEMTVKTGDKLGELVAVQGVKPGDVVVLSPSEQIGDGSRVSTAKP; translated from the coding sequence GTGGCTGACCACGACCTGTCCAGGCTCAAGATCGACCGCAATCCCGCCGCGGCCGGCGTCCGCACCCGCCCCCGTCGAAAATGGCTGCGCTACGCGGCCATCGCGCTGGTGCTGCTGGTCCTGGCCGGCATTGCCATCCGGCTGGCCGGGCCGCGGCCGGTGCAGACCGCCACGGTCACCTCCGCCTACCCCACGCAGAACTTCACGCTGCTGAACGCCACCGGCTATGTCGTGCCGCAGCGCAAGGCGGCGGTCGCGTCGAAGGCGCAGGGCCGGCTGGAATGGCTGGGCGTGCTCGAAGGCTCGCGCGTGAAGAAGGACGAGATCATCGCGCGGCTGGAAAGCAAGGACGTGGCCGCCTCGTTCGCGCAGGCGCAGGCGCAGGTCCAGGTGGCGCAGGCCAACCTGGCGCTGCAGCAGGCCGAGCTGAAGGACGCGGAGGTGAACCTGCATCGCTCCAAGTTGCTGATCGTGCCGAACGCCATATCGCGCACCCAGTACGACGCCGACGTGGCGCGCTATGACAAGGCGCGGGCTTCGGTGAACAGCTCGCGCGCCTCGATCGCCTCGGCGCGGGCCAATGCGCGCGCGGCCGAGGTGGCGGTGGAACAGACCGTGGTGCGCGCGCCGTTCGACGGCGTGGTGCTGGTCAAGCATGCCAACGTGGGCGACAACATCACGCCGTTCTCCGCCGCCGCCGACACCAAGGGGGCGATCGTCACCATCGCCGACATGGAGACGCTGGAAGTCGAGGCCGATGTCGCCGAATCCAATATCGCCAGGATCCGCCCCGACCAGCCCTGCGAGCTGCTGCTCGACGCGCTGCCCGGCCTGCGGCTGGCCGGGCAGGTCTCGCGCATCGTGCCGACGGTGGACCGCTCCAAGGCTACCGTGCTGGTCAAGGTGCGCTTTGTCGACCGCGATGCGCGCGTGCTGCCGGACATGAGCGCCAAGATCGCCTTCCTGTCGCGTGCCGCCACCGCGCAGGACCGCGAGCCGGTGGTCGCGGTGCAGCCGGCGGCGGTGGCCACGCGCGACGGCCGCCAGGTGGTCTACGTGGTCCGCGACGGCAAGGCGCACGAGATGACGGTCAAGACCGGCGACAAGCTGGGCGAACTGGTGGCCGTGCAGGGCGTCAAGCCGGGCGACGTGGTGGTGCTGTCGCCGAGCGAGCAGATCGGCGACGGCAGCCGCGTCAGCACGGCCAAGCCATGA
- a CDS encoding SRPBCC family protein translates to MPSDTDRIERSILIEAPVARVWHALTDADTFGSWFGVRFDGATFAPGAHVVGSITYPGYEYLKFDVQVDRMEPQRLLSWRWHPAPLERGRVYSDEPATLVEFTLREVEGGTMLTVVESGFDRIAPERRQEAFRINSGGWDAQVDNIRKHVAGAA, encoded by the coding sequence ATGCCTTCCGACACCGACCGCATCGAACGCAGCATCCTGATCGAAGCCCCCGTGGCGCGCGTCTGGCACGCACTGACCGATGCCGATACCTTCGGCAGCTGGTTCGGCGTCCGCTTTGACGGCGCCACCTTCGCCCCCGGCGCGCATGTGGTGGGCAGCATCACCTATCCGGGTTACGAGTACCTGAAGTTCGACGTGCAGGTGGACCGCATGGAGCCGCAACGGCTGCTGTCGTGGCGCTGGCATCCGGCTCCGCTGGAACGCGGACGCGTCTACTCGGACGAGCCGGCGACGCTGGTGGAATTTACGCTGCGCGAGGTGGAAGGCGGCACCATGCTGACGGTGGTCGAGTCCGGCTTTGACCGGATTGCGCCGGAACGCCGCCAGGAAGCGTTCCGCATCAACAGCGGCGGCTGGGATGCGCAGGTCGACAATATCCGCAAGCATGTCGCCGGCGCTGCCTGA
- a CDS encoding ArsR/SmtB family transcription factor, with amino-acid sequence MSPALPDAPELRQSAAVFAALGDETRLRLVAALCAGGAMSIAQLTAGSAMTRQAVTKHLQVLAQAGLVHDSRAGRERLWQFEPGQLEAARRSLEAIGRQWEFALGKLKVAVEGKH; translated from the coding sequence ATGTCGCCGGCGCTGCCTGACGCGCCCGAACTGCGGCAATCCGCCGCCGTCTTTGCCGCGCTCGGCGATGAAACCCGGCTGCGGCTGGTGGCGGCGCTGTGCGCCGGCGGCGCGATGTCGATCGCGCAGCTGACCGCGGGCAGCGCCATGACGCGGCAGGCGGTGACCAAGCACCTGCAGGTGCTGGCTCAGGCCGGGCTGGTGCATGACAGCCGCGCCGGACGCGAGCGCCTGTGGCAGTTCGAGCCGGGCCAGCTCGAGGCCGCGCGCCGGTCGCTGGAAGCGATCGGGCGGCAGTGGGAGTTTGCGCTGGGCAAGCTGAAGGTGGCGGTGGAGGGAAAGCACTAG
- a CDS encoding ABC transporter ATP-binding protein: protein MSAAPLVQIDHVAKSYRRGVQTVPVLTDISLEIGEGDFVALMGPSGSGKSTLLNLIAGIDRPDSGTLRVAGLDITQLPEAALADWRAANVGFIFQFYNLMPVLTAFENVELPLMLTRLPRAERRARVELVLDMVNLADRMSHYPSELSGGQQQRVAIARALITDPTLIVADEPTGDLDRTSAAEILAMMQRLNADAGKTIIMVTHDAHAAAAAGSLVHLEKGELIRGEPA from the coding sequence ATGAGCGCCGCGCCGCTGGTGCAGATCGACCACGTCGCCAAGTCCTACCGGCGCGGCGTGCAGACCGTGCCGGTGCTGACCGATATCTCGCTGGAGATCGGCGAAGGCGATTTCGTCGCGCTGATGGGGCCGTCCGGCTCGGGCAAGAGCACGCTGCTGAACCTGATTGCCGGCATCGACCGGCCTGACAGCGGCACGCTGCGCGTCGCGGGACTGGACATCACGCAGTTGCCCGAAGCAGCACTGGCCGACTGGCGTGCCGCCAACGTCGGCTTTATCTTCCAGTTCTACAACCTGATGCCGGTGCTGACCGCGTTCGAAAATGTCGAGCTGCCGCTGATGCTGACCCGCCTGCCGCGCGCGGAGCGGCGCGCGCGCGTGGAACTGGTGCTCGACATGGTCAACCTGGCCGACCGCATGAGCCACTACCCGTCGGAGCTGTCGGGCGGGCAGCAGCAGCGCGTGGCGATCGCGCGCGCGCTGATCACCGACCCCACGCTGATCGTCGCCGACGAGCCCACCGGCGACCTCGACCGCACCTCCGCCGCCGAGATCCTGGCGATGATGCAGCGGCTCAATGCCGATGCCGGCAAGACCATCATCATGGTCACGCACGACGCGCACGCCGCCGCCGCGGCCGGCTCGCTGGTGCATCTGGAAAAGGGGGAACTGATCCGTGGCGAACCGGCGTAG
- a CDS encoding class I adenylate-forming enzyme family protein has translation MQVSAEAARTPQPGTVEHWARERPDALAAIEGDRALTWAALNDQANRLAHGLAARGLGPGDIVVVRTQIRLEWMAIAAACGKLGCSLLGMNWRLTPAEVRYVLNNSRANAILCDDADPAALLPAFDGQPLKAAVSLDVAAAGFDRYTDLVAAPGPARFSAGQPGLIIYTSGTTGLPKGVLLRGSADMSDPIVAEYLADVGAHRTTSADARFLLTMPVHHGSGPSQVWAAQKAGALTVMIRRYDPLAVLDAIQRYRVSHWTGVPTMFKRLAALPPGTVAQHDLSSLQSITVGAAPVSDALKQWIITHLGDCLYEGYGSTETGMVSRMMAGDQGRKPGSSGRPYRHVRIEIRDAAGQVLPVGETGEIWAWTPVVIRNYLNAAALGTDTRDPRGFFRTGDVGRLDEEGYLYISDRAKDMIISGGVNIYPAEIEAALQTHPAVADAAVIGIPDEEFGESVMAFCEIKPGLSVDERALLEHCVGQLASYKRPRNIRIVDELPRNTVGKLLKRDLRAPFWKDKEKNV, from the coding sequence ATGCAAGTTTCTGCAGAGGCTGCGCGCACGCCGCAGCCCGGCACCGTCGAGCACTGGGCGCGCGAGCGGCCCGACGCGCTCGCCGCCATCGAGGGCGACCGCGCGCTGACGTGGGCCGCGCTGAACGACCAGGCCAACCGGCTCGCGCATGGCCTCGCCGCGCGTGGGCTGGGCCCGGGCGACATCGTCGTGGTCCGTACCCAGATCCGGCTGGAGTGGATGGCCATCGCCGCGGCCTGCGGCAAGCTCGGCTGCTCGCTGCTGGGCATGAACTGGCGGCTGACGCCGGCCGAGGTGCGCTACGTGCTCAACAACAGCCGCGCCAACGCCATCCTGTGCGACGACGCCGACCCGGCCGCGCTGCTGCCGGCCTTTGACGGCCAGCCGCTGAAGGCCGCGGTGTCGCTGGACGTGGCCGCCGCCGGCTTCGATCGCTACACCGATCTCGTCGCCGCCCCCGGCCCGGCACGGTTTTCCGCCGGCCAGCCGGGCCTGATCATCTACACCTCCGGCACCACCGGCCTGCCCAAGGGCGTGCTGCTGCGCGGCAGCGCCGACATGTCCGATCCCATCGTGGCCGAGTACCTGGCCGATGTCGGCGCGCACCGCACCACCTCGGCAGATGCCCGCTTCCTGCTAACCATGCCGGTGCACCACGGCTCGGGTCCGTCGCAGGTCTGGGCGGCGCAGAAGGCCGGCGCGCTCACGGTGATGATCCGGCGCTACGACCCGCTTGCGGTGCTCGACGCCATCCAGCGCTACCGCGTGAGCCACTGGACCGGCGTGCCGACCATGTTCAAGCGGCTGGCCGCGCTGCCGCCCGGCACGGTGGCACAGCACGACCTGTCGTCGCTGCAGTCGATCACGGTGGGCGCGGCGCCGGTGTCGGACGCGCTCAAGCAATGGATCATCACGCATCTTGGCGACTGCCTCTACGAAGGCTACGGCTCGACCGAGACCGGCATGGTCAGCCGCATGATGGCCGGCGACCAGGGGCGCAAGCCCGGCTCCAGCGGCCGGCCATACCGCCACGTGCGCATCGAGATCCGCGACGCCGCCGGCCAGGTACTACCTGTCGGCGAGACGGGCGAGATCTGGGCGTGGACGCCGGTGGTCATCCGCAACTACCTGAACGCCGCGGCGCTCGGCACCGACACGCGCGACCCACGCGGCTTCTTCCGCACCGGCGATGTGGGGCGGCTGGACGAAGAGGGCTATCTCTACATCAGCGACCGCGCCAAGGACATGATCATTTCCGGCGGCGTGAACATCTACCCGGCCGAGATCGAGGCGGCGCTGCAAACCCACCCTGCCGTTGCCGACGCCGCGGTCATCGGCATTCCCGATGAAGAGTTCGGCGAGAGCGTGATGGCGTTCTGCGAGATCAAGCCCGGCCTGAGCGTCGATGAACGCGCGCTGCTGGAGCACTGCGTCGGCCAGCTCGCCTCGTACAAGCGCCCCCGCAACATCCGCATCGTCGACGAACTGCCGCGCAACACCGTCGGCAAGCTGCTCAAGCGCGACCTGCGCGCCCCCTTCTGGAAAGACAAGGAGAAAAACGTATGA
- a CDS encoding Zn-ribbon domain-containing OB-fold protein: MPDFLKPQLYALPADGRPVLRGGRCCCGHVFFPMQAYGCEACGATGEALTPVPLAGRGRLVASARVMLHARKDREPPFTVVTVKLDDGPVLRTLLDGNPEAPLRAGQPLYATLAEVNGPDGPALDLRFTPTP, encoded by the coding sequence ATGCCCGACTTCCTGAAACCCCAGCTCTATGCCCTGCCCGCCGACGGCCGGCCGGTGCTGCGCGGTGGCCGTTGCTGCTGCGGCCATGTGTTCTTTCCCATGCAGGCCTACGGCTGCGAAGCCTGTGGCGCGACCGGCGAGGCGCTGACCCCGGTGCCGCTGGCGGGGCGAGGCCGGCTGGTCGCCTCGGCGCGGGTCATGCTGCATGCGCGCAAGGACCGCGAGCCGCCGTTCACGGTCGTTACCGTCAAGCTCGACGACGGTCCGGTGCTGCGCACCTTGCTCGATGGCAATCCCGAGGCGCCGCTACGCGCAGGCCAGCCGCTCTACGCCACGCTGGCCGAGGTCAATGGCCCCGACGGTCCCGCACTCGACCTGCGCTTCACGCCGACGCCCTGA
- a CDS encoding thiolase family protein: protein MQRTLKDMRPVYVIGAGWHRYQPLSEDTYATLGLAAVRGALADAGIEWPAVESAYFAKALLPMAPGRPMLRHLGATGIPVMHVENASASGSAAFRQACMEVASGMCDVALAVGVDKPAPVTRAEAAMGIAQLAEDAIVPFTHFALLADQYAQRHGVDQEDFARVAVKNHGNGARNPHAHRQQARTLDEVLGGRPVSGSLTTLQCCPVGEGAAAVIVASEDAIRRLGVGGGKPVRVTASAARSQRLYEDATRFDANLTEETTRLALQQAGLRPEQIDVLELHDAFTVEEVEYVEAMGLCGAGRAVPLLKEGAWDIGGRCAVNPSGGLIAMGHPIGPTGIGQIGEIALQLRGDAGERQHAGARVGLAHMVGVGAVCYVHTLQRD, encoded by the coding sequence ATGCAACGCACCCTCAAGGACATGCGCCCGGTCTACGTGATCGGCGCCGGCTGGCACCGTTACCAGCCGCTCAGCGAAGACACTTACGCCACGCTTGGCCTGGCCGCCGTGCGCGGCGCACTGGCTGACGCCGGCATCGAATGGCCGGCGGTGGAATCCGCCTACTTCGCCAAGGCGCTGCTGCCGATGGCGCCTGGCCGGCCGATGCTGCGCCACCTCGGCGCCACCGGGATTCCGGTGATGCACGTGGAAAACGCCTCGGCGTCGGGCTCGGCGGCGTTTCGCCAGGCGTGCATGGAGGTGGCCAGCGGCATGTGCGACGTGGCGCTCGCGGTGGGGGTCGACAAGCCCGCGCCGGTAACGCGGGCCGAGGCCGCGATGGGCATTGCGCAACTGGCCGAGGACGCCATCGTCCCGTTCACGCACTTCGCCCTGCTGGCCGACCAGTACGCCCAGCGCCACGGCGTGGACCAGGAAGACTTTGCCCGCGTGGCCGTGAAGAACCACGGCAACGGCGCGCGCAACCCTCACGCCCACCGGCAGCAGGCCCGCACGCTGGACGAGGTGCTCGGTGGCCGCCCGGTGTCCGGCAGCCTGACCACGCTGCAGTGCTGCCCGGTGGGCGAGGGCGCGGCGGCGGTGATCGTCGCGTCCGAAGACGCCATCCGCCGCCTCGGCGTGGGCGGCGGCAAGCCGGTGCGCGTGACGGCCTCCGCTGCGCGCAGCCAGCGGCTGTATGAAGACGCCACCCGCTTCGACGCCAACCTGACCGAGGAAACCACGCGCCTTGCGCTGCAGCAGGCCGGCCTGCGTCCGGAGCAGATCGACGTGCTCGAACTGCACGACGCGTTCACCGTGGAAGAAGTCGAGTATGTCGAGGCCATGGGCCTGTGCGGCGCCGGTCGCGCCGTGCCGCTGCTCAAGGAGGGCGCGTGGGACATCGGCGGGCGCTGCGCCGTGAATCCGTCGGGCGGGCTGATCGCCATGGGCCACCCGATCGGCCCGACCGGTATCGGCCAGATCGGCGAAATCGCGCTGCAGTTGCGCGGCGACGCCGGTGAGCGCCAGCACGCCGGCGCGCGCGTGGGCCTGGCGCACATGGTGGGCGTGGGCGCGGTGTGCTACGTGCATACGCTGCAGCGCGATTGA
- a CDS encoding ABC transporter permease produces the protein MYALKLIARNALRHKLRTTLTVFGLVIAVLAFGLLQTVIDAWYAGASAASSARLVTRNAISLVFPLPLSYENRIKGIDGVTLVARSNWFGGVYRDPKNFFAQFAVSDNYLDLYPEFIVPEAQRADYQRDRKGALVGRQLADQFGFKVGDVIPIKGTIYPGTWEFVVRGIMDGRDESTITRQMVFHWEYLNETVRKRTPRQADQVGVYVLGVDNPDNTAAISRQVDGVFRNSLAETLTETEQAFQLGFVAMSNQIIAAIRVVSYVVIVIIMAVMANAMAMSARERTVEYATLKALGFGPGFLALLVFGESLALCVAGGALGMLATPPVATAFKQAVGGVFPVFTVSPQTMQLQAACALAVGVFAGIVPAVQAARVRIVEGLRAIG, from the coding sequence ATGTACGCGCTCAAGCTGATTGCCCGCAATGCGCTGCGGCACAAGCTGCGCACCACGCTGACGGTGTTCGGGCTGGTGATCGCGGTGCTGGCGTTCGGGCTGCTGCAGACCGTGATCGATGCCTGGTATGCGGGCGCTTCGGCCGCGTCGAGCGCGCGGCTGGTCACGCGCAATGCCATCTCGCTGGTGTTCCCGCTGCCGCTCAGCTACGAGAACCGCATCAAGGGCATCGACGGCGTGACGCTGGTGGCGCGCTCCAACTGGTTCGGCGGGGTCTATCGCGACCCCAAGAACTTCTTCGCGCAGTTCGCGGTCTCGGACAACTACCTCGACCTGTACCCCGAATTCATCGTGCCTGAGGCGCAGCGCGCCGACTACCAGCGCGACCGCAAGGGCGCGCTGGTAGGACGCCAGCTGGCCGACCAGTTCGGCTTCAAGGTCGGCGACGTGATCCCGATCAAGGGCACCATCTACCCCGGCACCTGGGAATTCGTGGTGCGCGGCATCATGGACGGGCGCGACGAAAGCACCATCACGCGCCAGATGGTGTTCCACTGGGAATACCTGAACGAGACCGTGCGCAAGCGCACCCCGCGCCAGGCCGACCAGGTCGGCGTCTACGTGCTGGGCGTCGACAACCCCGACAACACCGCGGCGATCTCGCGCCAGGTCGACGGCGTATTCCGCAATTCGCTGGCCGAAACCCTGACCGAAACCGAGCAGGCCTTCCAGCTGGGCTTTGTCGCGATGTCGAACCAGATCATCGCGGCGATCCGCGTGGTGTCCTACGTGGTGATCGTGATCATCATGGCGGTGATGGCCAACGCGATGGCGATGAGCGCGCGCGAGCGCACCGTCGAATACGCCACGCTCAAGGCACTGGGCTTCGGCCCCGGCTTCCTGGCGCTGCTGGTGTTCGGCGAATCGCTGGCGCTGTGCGTGGCCGGCGGCGCGCTCGGCATGCTGGCCACGCCGCCGGTGGCCACTGCCTTCAAGCAGGCGGTGGGCGGCGTGTTCCCGGTGTTCACGGTATCGCCGCAGACCATGCAGCTGCAGGCGGCATGCGCGCTGGCGGTGGGCGTCTTCGCCGGCATCGTGCCGGCGGTGCAGGCGGCGCGCGTGCGCATCGTCGAAGGCCTGCGGGCCATCGGCTAG